The DNA sequence CGATGGAGCGATACAGTTCTTTGGAAGACGTTTTGAGACGCTGCATCTTGAGCCTGGCATAATAGACGAAGCCCCATTCCTCCAGTAGCGTCGGTTTGGAGGCCAAAGCGGGGGGATCTCCCTCTCTCAGTTTTATGGATCCAGGCTTAGCCAAAAACGCGTAACAGGATAGGGGATAGTTGCGGAGCAGGTCCGAATAGGTTTTTTCGGATTCTTTCGTCTGCCCCAAAGACACCTGAGCCGCCCCGATCCAGTAAAGAACTCGGGGTCGCCAAGAAGCGTCCAGTCCGGGTGCATAAAGGCGCTTCCAATAACTCAGGGCGTCCGCCGTCTTATTGGCGTTCCAGGATTCCCAGCCCCTCCGCCAAAGGAGCTTGACGGTATTGACGGAATCGGGATAGGCTCGTATCAAGTCGTCTTCGAGTTTTTTCACCTCGGCGGCGTTCAGTAGACCGCCGTTGCTCGTTATCAGGGAGTACATGGCCCGTGCTTGGACTTTCCCCTTGCGTTCCTTGACCACCCGGCGCAATATCTCTACGGCTTTCGTCGCGACGGAGTTCGCCTTCCCCTTCCCCACCATAGAGGAGACGCGCCGAACGGAACTCTCGGCGTAGCCGTTTCCCGAAAGCGCTAGAGTCCCCCACAAATTCAAAGCGTCGGCGCGACGTTTTAACTTATCCAGGGAATAAGCGCGATAATAGGTTGCCTTCCTCCAGCCCTGCGACTTTTGCGGGACCGTCGCGAGAAGATCAATGGCGGTCTTGTAATCGTTTTTCAGGTAGGCGTATTCCCCCATCGCCAAGACGGCGGCCGTAGGCCAGGGCTTCGGACGCGCGGCCAGAACCTCGTAGGCGTTTTTGTTAGTGGGTTGCTGTTCCAGGAGCTTCAGGGCGTTAGTGCTCTGGTCCCCCGGCAGTTTTACCAGACGGGTGAGAGCCAAAATTTTTTGGTCTTTGGTCTCGGCTGTTTCCAACATTTTGCTCAACGCCTGTTTTGTTGCTTCGGGATTTACGTCGCCCAAAAGGCGAAACTGCGCGTAAGCGATGTAATAGCGAAGCTCTTCCGGGGCATTCTTCTCCATTTCGCCGGTCAGCTTCCACGCCTTCTGTTTTTTCCCCTGCTTTTCGTACCCCAACAGCAAGGTCATGTTGGCGTAAGGCCGGACCTCCGCGGGAAAGGAACTCGCGTGTTTTTCCAGAATAGTCACCACCTCGTCCCACTTGTTGCGGATCCGCAGAGAATTGGCCATGAGAGCGTGCTCCACCGGTGTGGGGGGTTTCCTGGAGGAGTAAAACTCGTCCAGCGCCTCCCAGGCCTGCTTCTGGAAAAGCGAATACGACGAGATATCCGCGCCTTCAGCAGCGGAGAAGGCGAAAAATGTCACTAATACACACCACAAGCCCCATCGATATTTGTACTGACGCAACCTTAAAACCTCTTTTCTGTAGTTTTTTAGCAGAGTCAGGGGACGAGTCCCCTGTGGGATGCGGGGCGGACCCCGCATCTTAAACGTCTAAAGACAACACCTGTTTTGTCCCCAAGGGCCACTCCACAGCGAAAACAGAAGGCGATTCACGCAAGATCGCAAAGGCCGCCCCTCCGCTGCCGGTGATGCCCCAAGCGTAAGCGCCGATTTTCTCGAGTACTCCGAAAAGAGTACCATAATCGGGAAATTTATCCATTAGCTCCGCCGCGAAGTCGTTGGGCAAAAGTCCCACACGTTCCCCATTCCGCAGCTTTGCGCAAAGCTCCTCCGCTTCGGATCGGGCCGCGGTCTCGCTCAAAGGATAATCTCCCCTGTACCAGTGGTCCAATCGTTCATAGGCGCTCCCCGTCTTCACGCTCCAAGCGGGAAAAACGACCACAGCGTGTAGTCTCATCGGGTCCAAGGGCTCCAGGATCTCTCCCACCCCCGAAACTAATGCCAAGGGTAAACCGGAAAACAAAAACGGAACGTCGGCCCCCGTCTTCAGCGCCACGTTTCGCCAGAGATGGGTCGCCTCTTTTTCAGGGACTTTTTCGACTTCTCCAGCCAGCCAGCGCAAGATGGCTGCCCCGTTGCCGCTACCAGCGCCCAAGCCCGACCCTGGGTAAAGGTTTTTTACGATCTCCACATCAAGAAACGGAACCCGGCATCCCGCGTCCCTGGCGTAACGCAAAGCCCTGGAGACAATGTTTTCCCCCTCTACCTCCGCGCCCTGGACACGCACCGAATCCCCTTCCTCATTCCCTTTCTCGGCCTTGGAGATCGACAGCGTCTCCACACCAGGGAGGCGCAAGAACAGCGACACGATATGATGATAACCATCTTCTCGCCTCCTCGTCACCCGGAAAGACAAATTCAATTTTGCCGCGCTATACTGCACGAAACGCACCTGAAAACCCCTTTCATAGAAAACGATAAAAAGAAAACAACAAAAAGAAAACGACAAAAACGCCCCCGACTTTTGCCGGGGGCGTATTAGTTAAACCGAAGGAACAATTTCAAGCTCTACTTCCTTGGTCAATATCTCAGCGTAACTGAAAGAAACCGTACTCGCCTTGGACTCCACATACATGGTAAACAACTTCGGATACACATTCAACAAAATCCCCTGCGTCACCTCTATTTTGTTACGCCCCTTCGACGTGCGGCACTTGACCAACTGACCTTTATAAGAGACAATTTCGTCTTTTATCGAGGTGAGCGTTCTTTGCATAAACCATCACTCCCTCATTCATGCTACATTTATAATAGCATAAATGTAGCAAAAATACAAATTCAAAAAACAACAAATTACTATTCCTAGTCTTTCTTTTGTCCATTCCATTTATTCCATTTTTTAAAATGTCATTTATCCCATTTCGAATAGCTATAGCTGAGGTGAATGGGATAGTCTCCAGGAGATTCGCCGGGAAAACGGTTAGCAATTTCAGGATTGAAGGAAAGGGCGATGAGGGTGTCTTTATCAGGTCTCCAAGCGCTGTTCAACATAATGCGCCCCTTGACGCGGGGATTGGGGACGACTCGTTCCTTTGTCACACCAAAACGAATACCGTAGGCTTGGCGAATGCCGTCATACAGGGCGCGGTCCGATTGGGTATCTCCCGAACTCGCAATGTAAGCCGTCTTATGTTTCAATCCCTTCTTGGCGTGGAAGCTGAAAATGAATATAGCTGAACGGTATTCAAAGGTTCCTTTCATCGTAAGCTGTCCGTTGCGGACAAAATCGGCCGCCACGGCGCCACTCTGTTCCATGCGCTTTTGGGTGCGCGTAGAGGAAAGACCAAAGGTTACTGACATGAAAGGCTCCGCGCTGTCGTTGGCCCATGCGGGACCTACGAAAAATGCGGGACCTACGAAAAAAGCGAACAATAGCGCCGCAGTGATGACGACCCAAAGCCATCGTTTTTCGGCGAAAACGCTCCTGCCGGAATCGGACAAGTCGAACAAAGATCTCATGTCATTCATGCATGGTTACGACCATTTCTCCGGCTCGTTAGCGAGGCCCGAACTCCCACAAAATCCGCGAAGCTCGGCGTGCCGTCTCTCCCGTGCCCTCCACGAAATACCCTCTGTAGCGCTCCACGCTGTCATGAATGATCTTCTTGGGTAACAGGCGAGCGCTGGCCACGGGCCTACCCCGGCGGTCAAAAAACGTCAAAGTTCCGCCAAACATCATGTTTTGGTTCGTCATGTTCACCACGTCAATGGCAAGACTGTCCCAGGCATAAAGCATATTCTCGAACCGGACACCAGGAACGTCTTCGACTCTGCCGTCCATGACGACGCCGGCCACAGCGAAAGAAACCCCGGACGGCACCAACGACAGAGCCAAGGCCAAGATCAGGAGAACGGTCCACCTCATCCGCCTTCGCGCGAAAATCGAACCTTTACGAGAATCTTTTTCTCCGCTTTGTTTCATGTCAATTAAGCCCCCTTTTTCGCTTTTACCTTGTATCGTATATAATATTTTATCATCGGCGTCTCGCGCGTACAAAGGTAATCTAGGAGGTAATCTGAATGAATGACAGGACTCAGACGGAGCCCGTGGCGCGCGCGAAGCGCGTGAATGATCTGTGGCTGACGGAGGAGCAAACCGGAGACACGCGCCTTTCTCTCCGTGTGGAACGAACGGTTTACCAGGAAAAGACCCCCTATCAGGACCTCTTGATTGTGGATACCCGCGAATACGGGCGCGCGTTGATCCTGGATGGAGCCATTCAATTGACGGAACGGGACGAGTTTTGTTACTCAGAGATGATGGCCCACGTGCCCCTCTGCGCTCACCCCAACCCCCGGCGCGTGTTGATTGTGGGCGGCGGAGACGGAGCGATCCTGCGGGAGGTTCTCCGGCACGCGGAAGTGGAAACGTGCGTTTTAATCGACATTGATCAAGGGGTGATCGACGCCTCGAAGCAATACCTTCCCATGATGAGTTACGCTCTGGAAGATCCCCGGGCAGATGTGCGTTGCATGGACGCGCTTCAGTATATCAACACCACTGACGACCGCTTCGACGTGGCCATCGTGGACAGCACCGACCCCGTGGAGTTTGCGGCGAATCTTTTTCAGGCTCCATTCTACATGAACATCGAAAAAATATTGACTCCTCAAGGCATCCTGACGGAGTTGACGGAGTCCCCCTTTGCTGATACGGCACTGATGCGTCAGTCTATCAAGGAAATGCGGAAGGTTTTTCCTATCGTGCGGATGTATTGGGGAGCTGTGCCCACTTACCCCACAGGAATGTGGACTTACGGCGCGGCTTCCAAGGCTCCGGACCCCACCATACCCCTGCGAGGGATGGCGGGGACCCGGTATTACACCTCTGAAATCCACAAGGCTGCCTTCGTCTTGCCTCCGTTTTTACAAGAACTGATTGCTCTGGAGACCGCCTAAACTAAACTTCTTCAAGTTTTCAAGTTCCGGCCATCCTAAACGTGACCGGAACCTTTTGCCTTTTGCGAAATGCGCTGAATCTCCTGGATCAGGGGAAGAATGCGTTTGTCCGTCGCGGGCGTTTTCAAGGCGTCGGCAGCGGCCATGTCCTTCTTCCAATATTCTTTATTCCTTTTGACGCTGATGCTCAAGGCGGCGCCGTCTAAAGAAACTCCTGCAAACAACCCCTTCGTCATAGAGTAGCTATAAATAGAGGCTTCCAATCGCCCATCCGTGGCGGCGTCCCCGCGCCTCCCGACAGGCCCGGCGGCCACGGCCACGTCCGCTCCCAGTTTCGCCCTGCTACGCAGAAACGCCTCCACGCCTTTTTCGTTGTTCACGATCAGCACAAAGGCCGTCTTCTGCACTCCGATCTGAAGTCCCAACGACCCGCCTCCCATGTTGTAAAAGCTGGGTCCGAACCATTTATTGCCCTCTTTGCGGAGGATAAACCCCTCTCCATACTCGCCACCGATGATCAAGCCCGCCTTCACCATAGCCGGAATGAAGGCCACCGCGTGGGCGTCTTTGATGACGTCTGCCATGCTCTCCACGTCGGACTGTTCCCCCATAGCCTTGATCACGTTGATGGAGTCCTGGATCAGACTATTTGCGTCTGCGGCCCAGACCGGCTCAGCCGCAAGCGTCACTCCCCATAACATCAATATCAACACCGACACCACGATGCGCCATTTTCCGCCCAACTCTTTCGTCCATAAATTCCGCATTCTTAATTTCCTCCTCATTAATTTCCACATTATCACAGCACCTCCATTTCCAGGACAGAAAAATTTCCCTTGCGGTCTCTGGCTTCAAACAGAGACGCTCAGTCCAACACATGCTCTTCTCTGCTTTAACGCCCGCCTTTTCGGCCTCCGAACATTTCAATCAGCAGTCCGTGACGGAGGCCGTTGATGCTGACTCGAAAAGACTCCGCTTTCAAAACTTCTAGCGCGCATTGCACAATGCACGCGCTGGCGAGAATAATATCCGCCCGCTTGGGAGGCAAGCCCACGATTTTCATACGCTCCTCTAGGCTGGAACGCGCGTAAAGTTCCAGCTGACCGTCAATATCCTTCCGCGTTAAAAAGGTTCCGTTAATCTGGTCGGGGACGAGAGACGTCAGTCCCAGTTTGACGGACGCCATAGACACCACTCCTCCGCCCAAACCAATGACGAAGGGCGCGGAATCGCAAGGAAACGAAAACTCCTCGGCGAAGCGTTCCCGAACAAGACATTCCTGAATGTATTGCCGCGCCGAGTCCACGGCCTCCGGCTTTATAGGAGTCTCTGACCCCACGGGTCCAATAGACCCCGCGCTAAAAAACTTTTCGGTCAGAAACACCGCTCCCACGGCAATGCTTTTGGATTTCTTTATTTTGTTTCCCGTGCCAAGAATGAACTCT is a window from the Synergistaceae bacterium genome containing:
- a CDS encoding lytic transglycosylase domain-containing protein gives rise to the protein MRQYKYRWGLWCVLVTFFAFSAAEGADISSYSLFQKQAWEALDEFYSSRKPPTPVEHALMANSLRIRNKWDEVVTILEKHASSFPAEVRPYANMTLLLGYEKQGKKQKAWKLTGEMEKNAPEELRYYIAYAQFRLLGDVNPEATKQALSKMLETAETKDQKILALTRLVKLPGDQSTNALKLLEQQPTNKNAYEVLAARPKPWPTAAVLAMGEYAYLKNDYKTAIDLLATVPQKSQGWRKATYYRAYSLDKLKRRADALNLWGTLALSGNGYAESSVRRVSSMVGKGKANSVATKAVEILRRVVKERKGKVQARAMYSLITSNGGLLNAAEVKKLEDDLIRAYPDSVNTVKLLWRRGWESWNANKTADALSYWKRLYAPGLDASWRPRVLYWIGAAQVSLGQTKESEKTYSDLLRNYPLSCYAFLAKPGSIKLREGDPPALASKPTLLEEWGFVYYARLKMQRLKTSSKELYRSIALSEWLGEEEGAYAQARLLSRYFFSSGEVYRNGLERLYPRPFRKQVEVACTKYGVESSFVWAVMRQESAFKPKATSWAGASGLMQLMPGTAKDEAKQIGLQKYDIYDVTDNVTMGTAHLARLRKSFGRPELIMAAYNAGSGNARKWLANGGENLAADYWIEQIRFDETCDYVQKVLGNLEIYRLLYGGNTASAN
- a CDS encoding 4-diphosphocytidyl-2C-methyl-D-erythritol kinase, which produces MRFVQYSAAKLNLSFRVTRRREDGYHHIVSLFLRLPGVETLSISKAEKGNEEGDSVRVQGAEVEGENIVSRALRYARDAGCRVPFLDVEIVKNLYPGSGLGAGSGNGAAILRWLAGEVEKVPEKEATHLWRNVALKTGADVPFLFSGLPLALVSGVGEILEPLDPMRLHAVVVFPAWSVKTGSAYERLDHWYRGDYPLSETAARSEAEELCAKLRNGERVGLLPNDFAAELMDKFPDYGTLFGVLEKIGAYAWGITGSGGAAFAILRESPSVFAVEWPLGTKQVLSLDV
- a CDS encoding Veg family protein, translated to MQRTLTSIKDEIVSYKGQLVKCRTSKGRNKIEVTQGILLNVYPKLFTMYVESKASTVSFSYAEILTKEVELEIVPSV
- the speE gene encoding polyamine aminopropyltransferase, with the protein product MNDRTQTEPVARAKRVNDLWLTEEQTGDTRLSLRVERTVYQEKTPYQDLLIVDTREYGRALILDGAIQLTERDEFCYSEMMAHVPLCAHPNPRRVLIVGGGDGAILREVLRHAEVETCVLIDIDQGVIDASKQYLPMMSYALEDPRADVRCMDALQYINTTDDRFDVAIVDSTDPVEFAANLFQAPFYMNIEKILTPQGILTELTESPFADTALMRQSIKEMRKVFPIVRMYWGAVPTYPTGMWTYGAASKAPDPTIPLRGMAGTRYYTSEIHKAAFVLPPFLQELIALETA
- a CDS encoding lipid-binding SYLF domain-containing protein, which gives rise to MRNLWTKELGGKWRIVVSVLILMLWGVTLAAEPVWAADANSLIQDSINVIKAMGEQSDVESMADVIKDAHAVAFIPAMVKAGLIIGGEYGEGFILRKEGNKWFGPSFYNMGGGSLGLQIGVQKTAFVLIVNNEKGVEAFLRSRAKLGADVAVAAGPVGRRGDAATDGRLEASIYSYSMTKGLFAGVSLDGAALSISVKRNKEYWKKDMAAADALKTPATDKRILPLIQEIQRISQKAKGSGHV